GAACATGAGTTTTTACAATGAATATTTGCTTTACCTAATTCAgagttttgttttaaatgatgttcaatgtttcaatttgatttgtaTTATCTTATCTCTGCTGGTGTTGCCGTTCATTAATGTGTTCTGCAACTGCTTTTAATTCTTTGTTCATGCTCCGTGGCCCTTTGTGTGAATCCTATCCGTTGAAGAAGCACAGACCTCGTGCTCTCCTTTATTCTCAAGTCTTTTCAGTAGTTATTGCCGATAAAATTCTTTGATACCAATGGAGATGGTGACTTGGCTATTTTCCTTTGTTATTTAACTGGTCCTCTGTTTCTATGGGATAATGATAGACTAGGGGTCTAAAGAGTGAAGCCCTTAGCTAGCTTCTCCCAAGCTTTTTGGTTCAATTCTTCTCAAAAACGTACTGACGGTTGTGGCAGAAGATGTGGGGCCTGGATTGGATTTCTTTTGCCAAACAAAGCATATCTTCAACTAGAGGCAGAGTAAAAAGATGATATCTTTCAATTCCTTTTGAGCTAGCTGTAATCCAATTGCACCCCTCAGCCACCTTTGGTCCAACTCATCAGTGGCTCCATTCACTAACCATGGGGTGTTTGGTGACACAGCTTCAATGCGTCTGTTTCTTGGTCACCCGCTCTTTAGTGAACATCCAGTAACGTTACGGGCACTAGTTCTTTTTTGGTGTATGTAATTCATCACCCGCAATTCAAGGATATGTTACCAATTTtatcaaattccaaaatacCCTTTTACTTATCCCACGTACTTATCTCGtcataaaattaaatggaaatttAAGTGTGTCGTTTGAATTTCAACGATATCAAATTACAACGATAGCAATAAGAGGgaaaaatagaagaatttGTTGCTACATGGTACGGATGGTGCATCCATCAACTCAATGCCACTAGTGGGTAGAGCAAATTTTGTATGTTGTAATTGTCTTGtccaatttccaatttgtgTTATTTCCCAATGTTTAGGGATGAATTAAACAAGTCAAGTGGAGTTTAGTTTTGACAAATAGGGTTAGAGAAGCAATTATTGGGACATTATACAGTGATATATCTATGATAGATGCAGCCATAAAGTAATAGGGGGTGTGTGTTTGGCCTCAATCGCTTTCGTAACCTATGCGTTATGAGTCACCAAGTTGAAATTTTGTCACAAAGTCATTTAAgcttaattatataaattaaagcTAATTAATAAGTCGGGACTCATCGAGGGGGCTGGTTGTTTGGCTGACTTTGTCATATCAGTTATTTACGAAAAAGAAGGACAATCTTTTCCCGTTACTTATGGCTAAAGATGCTTTGATTATTTCTTGGTTTGTGCCCCTAATGTTAACTTGATCAGGTCTGGAGTAGCTAGCTGCATAACTGTTCCACTACTGCGTTACGGGGCTTTAAGCATCTTATTTCTAGAATTAAGGCTCTTTTGTTTGACGGGTGTTGGTTTAGCCATATTTTTCTCCACACGTTGTCGAAGAcgtttgaagaagaagaaaaaaggtttTAGGTTTGTGGAAAAAACGAAACTAAAATTAATGAGCACAAACTTTGCTCGCAATTGGTATGGAATGCAAATAAAGGCGTTTTAATGGTGGCGATTATGCGAAAGGAGTGGTAACGTAATTAACAAATGTGTATAAATTGTTAATAATGATGTTTGTGCCACTAATGAGATAGAGGCTGGCAGTGGCACTGGCAGCTGAGAACAAGTGGGGTAATGGaactattatttttcattctaATTTACTCATATTAAAGACAAGTGAAAGTCTGACTGACCCTGGCTTTTTTGTTAGCAGAAAAACCCATGACCATTGACCAGCAGCAGTCGACACAGCTGTATCAAGGTTTTTAAGTAATTATAGGGTGATACAGTATCACCACGTCAGCCGGTGATATTCtcatttaaaatttaacatatattctttttaaacaaaaaaataaaataaatttatactGGACTTTATCTTCTAACTTTGCCATGAATAAAATTatcaccaaaaaaaaggtTGAAAAACTGGGTACTCCTGTCGGCAACATGCCTACCTCGCATTGCAGCCCCTTGGCTGCCCTCCCCCTCCAATAATACCAACATCAAACAACACCACCCAAAAAGtagttgaaaaaaattaacatatcaacaacaaaaaaaacatttatttaattgcCCATGACCATAGTATGAAATATCGATATTATCGGCGATATTGatcaaattttataaatgacaaaaattaCATGAAAAAACGAATTATTGATGAATAGAAATTGCAAAATGACGCATCTTTTGGCAGAACGTAAACTCGAaaggggaatgctagcaaccttctctttaaccttcttttttggacattctctttcttttccttgacatgtgtcattctccttacacttaaaacaatgttaataatatattatacaagttaacttttgctttcaagtttacccttattaaatgtattcaatttatccaaaaaaattcacaattttctcacctttaaaaaaaaaaaaaatttaacgtcaattattttaaagaaaatgtatgcttttaaaaaaaaaaaaagaaaggggaaatgtccttttttttttttttttaacacaaaggacttcttttttttttttttcctatctAAATCATTTgtgtttataaatttataaaaaatatatatatataaaaaggacatttcctcttaaaagcatatattttcttttaaaaaaaaaattaataagatggtaagaaagttgtgaacttggaaagcaaaagttagcttgtataatatattaatgacattgttttaagtgtaaagagaatgacacatgtcaagtaaaaaaaggagaagatcCAAAGGAGAatgttagagagaaggttacTAGCATTCCTCAACTCGAAAATCTCGATCCACAATTTCTTCTACGCGTCATTTTATAAGTTCCCAACTTCAACAATTGATTTTGGGATAGAACCTTCATATTTGTCCCACGTTGAAAAGTTAAGGGAACTCACCTGAGTTGATATGctattcaattatttttcgtTATGATTTCTCATATTAAAGAGCAGTGAAACTGTGACTTCTTTGATTCGAAGAAAAACCCATGACCAGCAACAGCTCACACAGCTATATCCCAAATTGCCAAGGTTTGTTTTTAGAGGGAAAAGCAATAATTGTGTTCATAAATTAGGTACAAAGACCATTAGCCACAAGTTAAGTGGGGAATACAACTACAACtaagtttataaataaattaaaaaaatttgcagaGAAGGATCAGTTCTTAACAAAAACTAATGAGAAGCTCTGTGAAGCCACCCATCGAACATTTTGTTGGCATAATTAAGTTCAATCAACACATACCCTAAAAATGCATTAATCTGAACCTTGGCTAACTTGAATTCATTGTAGATATTCAAATACTTGGTAAATCATGTCAATTTCAAACACTTCCAAGCAAAAATCCATAtacaaatttcaaacaaattcataaataaagaGGGAATTTTCAAATCTCATCTGGAAACACCACTTATAGTtcaaagagagggagagaaacagagaaacCGGGTGTGAGAGAGTTTACTGTTGCAAGGAGATGGCGAGCCttgaatttctctctcctccaagCCAAATGTAGCGAGCCAAAATTATGTTTTCCAAAATGGCGAGCTAGGTAGCGACACGGTTGGAGTCCCacctttccttctttttcggCAAAATAGCTAGGGATGAGGGGATGACAACTCTGTTGAAGATGCTCTAATAACTCTTTTGTGTAGAATTTTTCGTCCTCTTCAATGTGAAGGCTTTTTGTCacataaatatattaattttgctcACTATGCATAATAAACTTTAATAAACTTCAATCTGTATTGTATTTTGGCACAATTGAAGAGGTTTAAGGACTCTTCAGCACAAGTGCATTTTGGGGTTGTGACTTCTGGCTTTTTGGTAAATACCTAGAAAAATCATACAATCTGTGAAAAGCTTTTGTTAAAACTTCCCAGTCAAAAGCTGcagagaaaaatataaaggCTAAAAGTCACAAAGCATAGCAAACTTTGACCAACCAAACGGAACGGGAAAACTAAATAGTAACGAaagtaaaaaaggaaaagataaacaaaacgAAACACACATCAGGAATCAGGATTCTGCTTTGTAACTTATTTACTCAGAAAGTGAGGCCTACTATAGATTAGATTGGATTGGGGACTTGAACTCAACAATGTAGAAAAGCTGAAAGCAAACAATTATGCTCATCGTTATCGAGGGCTGAAATGAGGTAACACTAAACTAGATTACATATCATAGCATAAAAAGAAGACTTGGAACACACAAAAGATTCGTGTAATTCATAGAAATCCTTTCTCTTGGAAACTTGTGATGCAGTCATCAAACATCTTTCCAAGCGTTTTGAAAGGAGGAAACCCCAGTTGAGCTATTTTACTGGTATCCATGCTGTGTGGGTTATTGTCTCCTTTCTGGCTGCTACACCTATAATATTCCATCATAATTAATGTTCCATATTAATTacaaatccaaaataaaattaaaaacaaagacaaaaggaGTTATTTTCTACTCACTTGCTTTCATATGAATAAGATGGATATTTGGCCCTCAGCATCTCAATGATCTGCGACCAGTGTGCCACAGAGCTCGAGCATATAAGCCTGCCTGATGCTTTGCTCTCCTCCATGGCTAAGATGTGTGCAGACACCACATCATCTATGTGCACAAACCCCACTGTTGTATTTGGATACTCACCTCTTGCACCTAACACAGAAATTACAATACTTAAGAACTTACAAAGCACCAATTGTATTCTAACTTAGATGTTGTTGTGGCTGGAAGAGGGCATTAACCCTGCATCTACTTGGTGGAAGATGCGAAGCCTAACCTTTTGTTATAGCCAGTATCATAAGCAGTGTGCTGGTTGGTTGTGGTGCTAGCAGGGGACCAACCACAAATGAGGGATTTACCACCACTAGATCCATTCCGCTCTCCTTGGCCACTCTCCATGCTTCTTTCTCAGCTGTTGTCTTTGCATAAGCATACCAAAGCTGTATATGCAAACAACATCTATGTCATATTATTAAGTATGTTCAGTTCTGAAAACTTAACAATATGGAAGGATTTATAATTGCTTACATTGTAGTTCTTGCAGTATTCAGGATCGCTCCAATGTGATTCATTGAGCGGAGAGACTTGTTCGGCATCGTAACGATATCTTATCGAAGAGCAAGAAGAGGTGAGCACAACCCGTTTCACTCGTGCTTTTGAGCAGGAAGTCAGCACATTCAAGGTGCCCTTTATACATGGATCAATCAGAGTTGCCTGCCATATAATTAACACAATAACAATTTATTAAGATTTGTTTTGTACACAAGGAAAGTACTAATAATCACTAGGGTTGGTTCAAGTAGTAGCTAGCTTTGCCTGAACGTTGTCGTCAGATGGAACAAGCACAGGTGATGCAGTGTGGAAAACCCCATCAACCCCTTGAATAGCCTCGTCAAAGCTTCCTTCCTCCATTAAATCAGCTCTGAACATCTTCAGCCTTTCCTTGGCTCCATTCAATTCCCACAGAAAGCCAACCTTCCCGACATCCTCTGTTatcaacaaatttaaaatagtaCCACTTGTAAAATAtaggtatatatatactgCAATTATATCGAGATGTAATCAGAATTGAGCATAAATACCTGGGTCTCGCACCGTGGTCCGGACAAGATGACCCTTCTCAAGCAAAGCCTTGACTAAGTAGGCAGCTATGAAACCTGTTCCTCCAGTTACACAGTATTCTGGCATCTTTCTATCTCCCCGTTCTGTTCTGTTCTGTTCTGTTCTGTTCGTGTATGTATGTGTTGCTTACTTGTAagaatttgtttatatatgaAGTGGTGATAAGGATGTTTTCAACAAATAAAGACTAGTGATGGTCATGTGCAGTacatttttcatttgattgtTACTTCACACACCAttgtttatcttattttaaGTGAAGCATCTTGGTAGATCAAACTCATTCAATCTACTGGAGAGTGAGGTGCTGAATTAGGTTATTAATACTCTTCACCTGAACGGaatagaaaataagaaaaactcTATCTCATGCAAGGCCACCGATTTGTTAGGAACGTTGGCTATAAAAGCAGCTGCCTTCTTTCAGTTCAAATCATCCCttagaaaaccaaaacttagACAGTTTTGAGAGATAAGAAAACCTTACTTgtgtgagagaaaaaaatcCTCTTGAGAGAAAAATCAGGAGAGAGTTTAGCCACCGGTGTTTGGTGAGATTATTATTGTAttctcattatttttcttagtggAAGATAGAGTGTTTTTCTTTGCCCATTTTATTTACACAAAGTTGGGAGAAGACAGATCCTGTGAGtgccatatttatttattggctcTTTGATTTTTCGCAATCTTTCccaacaagtggtatcagagcttcagctcaaaaattatattcttgTGTAATTTAAGATGAAGGagtcatcttcatcatcatcagcaacAATGTTAAATTTAATTGCATCCAATTACTCCATTTGGAAGCCAAGAATGGAGGACATCCTTTACTGCAAGGATTTGTACGAGCCCCTTCAATTGCTGGGACAAAAACCAACAGGGAAGTCAGACGATGAATGGAGTATTCTGAATAGAAAAGTTGTCGGACAAATCCGACAATGGGTGGATCAAAGTGTGTTCCACCATGTGGCACAAGAGACGGATGCATACAAATTATGGACAAAATTGTCGTCCATGTACGAGCGGAAGACCGCTCAAAATAAAGCATCGGTTATCCGACGGTTGGTAAACCTTAAGTACAGAGATGGTCGAAGTGTTACCGAGCATCTCAGTGACTTCCAAGGTTTGATCAACCTGTTGACGAATATGAAGATGGTGCTTGATGATGAGTTACAAGCACTAGTGTTACTCAGCTCTTTGCCTGATAGCTGGGATACACTAGTAGTATCCTTAAGCAATTCAGCTCCTCAAGGTGTTCTTACATTGGACATAGTTAAAGATAGCATGTTCAATGAAGAAGCAAGGAGGAAAGAACAAGGTGTAGTAGCCGAGTCAGAAGCCCTCGTCTCAGAGTATCGTGGAAGAACTAACAATAGAAAATTCCACAGGCGAGACAAGTCAAAGGGCAGGTCAAGAGATGGCTCGAGAGGAAGGTCCAAGACAAGAAAGGACCTAGAATGTTACCATTGTGGCGGGATAGGCCACATGAAAAGAGAGTGCAGGTTGTTTAAACGAGAGCAAGATAGAGGTAACGAAAAGAGTGATGCCAGGCACACGACCGCAACTACCTCTGATGGAAATGAGGTAATTATTCTATGTGGTGATGGCTTCGTTAATTTGTCCTCTCAAGATACATGCTGGATAGTGGACTCTGGTGCATCATTTCATGTCACCTCACGGAGGGACTTCTTTACATCTTACACCAATGGAGATTTTGGTAATGTGAGGATGGGAAATGACAAATTGTCCAAGATCGTGGGAAGATGAGATATTTCCCTTGAAACCAACACAAGTTGTCACTTGGTCCTCAAGGATGTGAGACATGTTCCAGACATGCGTCTCAATCTAATCTCCACTGGATTACTTGACGATGAAGGATACATCAATGTCTTTGCTGAAGGGAAATGGAAACTCAGCAAGAACTCTCTTGTCCTAGCACGAGGGAAGAAGGAGAACACCTTATACATGACACATGCAAAAGTCAGTAATGGGTACGTAAATGCTCTCGCAGAAGACTCAATCGAGCTATGGCATAAACGGCTCGGTCACATGAGCGAGAAAGGGCTGCAAATTCTAGCCAAAAGAGAGGCACTGACTGGGATGAAGAAAGGCATGCCTCTAAAATCATGCACGCATTGCTTGGCTGGAAAGCAGCATAGAGCTTCGTTTCAACATGGTCATGcacaaagaaaacccaatgTATTGGATGTTGTGTACTCTGATGTTTGTGGTCCTATGACCACTAGTACTCTTGGTGGTGCAAGATATTTTGTTACCTTCATTGACGATCATTCCAGGAAGGTATGGGCTTACGCACTTAGAACAAAAGATCAAGTGTATGAAGTTTTCAAGCAGTTTCATGCTAGCGTTGAACGAGAGACTGGTAGAAGCTTCAAATGTATTCGCACCGATAATGGAGGAGAATATATGGGGGCGTTTAGAAACTACTGTAGAAGTAATGGAATCAGGCATGAAAGATCTGTTCCGAAGACTCCTCAGCATAATGGCATAGCTGAGAGAATGAACAGAACAATTGTTGAAAGAATAAGAACAATGTTATCTCATGCCAAGCTGCCCAAAAGTTTTTGGGGTGAAGCCCTGATGACTGCGGTTGATCTAATCAACCTTTCTCCTTCAGCACCTTTGAATGGTGATGTCCCGAACAAGTTCTGGTCGGGAAAAGACGTTTCCTACAATCATCTGAAAGTTTTTGGTTGTAGAGCTTTTGTTCATATTCCTAAAGATGAGAGATCCAAGCTCGACGCAAAGTCGAAAGAATGTATCTTCGTGGGATATGGGAATGAAGAATTCGGTTACAGGTTATGGGATCCTGTAGCTAGAAAGATTATTAGAAGTAGAGATGTTGTCTTCTTTGAAGATCAGAACATTGAAGACATTCGAAGAGGTGATAAACCTAATAATCCTAGAGAATATCCAGCTAACTTGGATCCAGTTCCTTCTCCATTGGAGCACAATGACGGGCGAGATGAATTCAATGATACTGATGATCCAGCTAGTGATCCTATTATAAATGAACCAGTTGATGATGACATGAGTGATGATTATACAACTGATGGTATAGTAGATGACGTAGCTGATGAGGGGCTAGAAGTACAAGCCGATGAAGAGCCAGCGGCCGAATTACAACCAAGAAGATCGACCAGGGTACGGAGACCTCCGAGTAGGTATTCTCCAGATGATTACGTTCTCCTAACAGACGGGGGAGAACCAGAATGCTATAAAGAAGCATTGACTCATGATCAACAAGATGAGTGGTTGAAAGCCATGCATGAAGAGATGCAATCTCTGCATGAGAACCACACATATGATCTAGTGAACCTACCAAAAGGTAGAAGAGCACTCAAGAACAAATGGGTGTATCGACTGAAGACGGAAGAAAACAACTCTAAGCCCAGGTTTAAGGCAAGGCTAGTTGTGAAAGGTTTCAGTCAGAAGAAAGGAATTGACTTTGAAGAGATTTTCTCACCCGTAGTGAAGATGTCATCCATACGGGTTGTACTCGGTTTGGCTGCAAGCCTGAATCTCGAGATCGAACAGCTAGATGTGAAGACAGCTTTTCTTCACGGAgatcttgaagaagaaatctaCATGGAGCAGCCAGAAGGATTCAAagtcaaaggaaaagaagatttgGTATGTCGGCTGAAAAAGAGCTTATATGGACTCAAGCAGGCGCCTCGACAATGGTACAAGAAGTTTGATTCCTTCATGATTGAACACAGATATCGAAGGACTACTTCAGACCATTGTGTATTTGTGAAAAGATTTGATGATGGTGAATTCATCATACTTCTTCTCTATGTCGATGACATGTTGATCGTAGGACAAAACAGTGACAAGATTAGCAAGCTGAAGAAAGAGTTGAGCAAGTCTTTTGCTATGAAAGACTTAGGACCCGCAAAACGAATCCTCGGTATGAGTATATCCCGTGATAGAAAAAATCGGAAGTTGAGGTTATCACAAGAAAGTTATATCGAGAAGGTACTAAAGCGGTTTAACATGGATAAAGCAAAACCAGTTTCTACTCCATTTCCTAGTCACTTCAAGCTTAGTTCAAAGCAGAGTCCTAcatgtgagaaagaaaaagaaaacatggctATGGTGCCATATTCCTCAGCTGTTGGTAGTTTGATGTATGCAATGATTTGCACGAGGCCAGACATAACGCATGCAGTTGGCGTTGTAAGCAGATTCCTGTCTAAACCAGGCAGAGAGCATTGGAATGCTGTGAAGTGGATTCTCAGATATCTCAGGGGTACTTCCAAAATGAGTTTGTGCTTTGGAGGTGGAAAACCTGAATTGATTGGCTACACAGATGCAGACATGGCAGGAGATCTTGATTCCAAAAAATCTACTTCAGGATACCTGATTACATTTTCAGGGGGAGCAGTTTCGTGGTAATCAAAGTTACAGAAATTTGTTGCTCTATCAACTATAGAGGCAAAGTTTATTGCAGCCACTGAAGCATGCAAAGAAATGCTCTGGATGAAGCGATTCCTACAAGAATTAGGACAAGAGTAGCACAAATACATTTTGCATTGCGATAGTCAGAGTGCGATCCACTTGAGCAAGAATCCGTTTCACTCGAGGTCGAAGCACATTGATGTGCGATATCACTGGATATGTGATGTGTTGGAGTCAAAGCAATTACAGCTTGAGAAAATCCATATTGATGACAATAGTTCAGATATGATGACTAAGTCCTTACCTAAGGACAAGTACGAATTTTGCAGAAGAGCAGCTGGACTGCTGGAGCCCTCCACCTAAGTCGGGAGGAGGAGATTGATGGGTTTCCCTCATTAGTGgatgagagaaaaagaaagaaaataaatatttatatataattaaaaaaaaggacgggaaaatttgaagaaaacaaatggaagagaaaatgagacAAACTCTCTCTCATGCAAAACCACCAATTTGTTAGGAATGTTGGCTATAAAAACAGCTGCCTTCTTTCACTTCAAATCATCCCttagaaaaccaaaacttagACAGTTTTGAGAGATAAGAAAATCTcacttgtgtgagagagaaaatcctCTTGAGAGAAAAATCAGGAGAGAGTTTAGCCACCGGTGTTTGGTGAGATTATTATTGTATtaccattatttttcttagtggAAGATAGAGTGTTATTTTTTACCCATTTTATTTACACAAGGTTGGGAGAAGATTGATCCTGGGAGtgccatatttatttattggctcTTTAATTTTTCGCAATCTTTCCCAACAACAACTCCAACAGTCTTCCGGGTTTGTCGAAATAGTACGTACTCCAGCGAATCGTAGCTTTCATACCCAAAGTAGAggacaaaggaaaaagaaaattaaaaccagTAATCTAGTGaagcttccttttttttttctttttttttttggtttgaaatataaattgttCTTGGTCCTAAATTTAATTGCTACGTTTAAAAAGTCGAAACACACCAAACGAATCGGTTGTCTAGATGGCGGTAAAAGGTACGGTGGTTGGGCGCTGGTTGGTTCGTCTCTCAAATTGACTCTATTTATTCATTGATGTAATGACAGGTGCCAATATTTTTGACACcgccaaaccctaaaaatttATCCCAAAGTTGTTGGATTGAGTTGTGATGATGTGATCGAGTCAAGAGATTAGATTGATCATCTACATGCACACACGTGACGTTCTGAACGGGGGACCCTGATCCATGATGGTCATGTGGCTCACAGTTTCACATATGCAACTCCAATCCATATCGTCGATCGATCACCCCGTccctttaaatacattagtaCGACTGGACTTGAAGATTCTACAGAAAACCGTTGCCAAATGCCACGTGAAATTGCATGTTCACACACAAGTAGAAAAGAAGTCTTTAAGAAAGGAAATGTCAAAGCTATATAACTCTGGCTCGTGTTCCTTCCTTTTATAAGTATTTGTTGGCAAGTCGATTGAAATTAATAACCTTTTGATGTAGAAAGAAATATACAAAACGTTGCTTTATTTTCATGACACGGTTAACTGTCTTCAAATTTAGAAGCGGACGTCTGAGGGAACAAGGAGCTACCTCTAATAATTGTTCCATCAAAATGCATCTTGTGCATGCTGTCTGAATAAATATTAACATGAATTGGTACTTTTTAGGCCCAATTTCTTCACCTGC
The window above is part of the Prunus dulcis chromosome 1, ALMONDv2, whole genome shotgun sequence genome. Proteins encoded here:
- the LOC117614751 gene encoding tetraketide alpha-pyrone reductase 2-like translates to MPEYCVTGGTGFIAAYLVKALLEKGHLVRTTVRDPEDVGKVGFLWELNGAKERLKMFRADLMEEGSFDEAIQGVDGVFHTASPVLVPSDDNVQATLIDPCIKGTLNVLTSCSKARVKRVVLTSSCSSIRYRYDAEQVSPLNESHWSDPEYCKNYNLWYAYAKTTAEKEAWRVAKESGMDLVVVNPSFVVGPLLAPQPTSTLLMILAITKGARGEYPNTTVGFVHIDDVVSAHILAMEESKASGRLICSSSVAHWSQIIEMLRAKYPSYSYESKCSSQKGDNNPHSMDTSKIAQLGFPPFKTLGKMFDDCITSFQEKGFL